A stretch of Gossypium hirsutum isolate 1008001.06 chromosome A06, Gossypium_hirsutum_v2.1, whole genome shotgun sequence DNA encodes these proteins:
- the LOC107962948 gene encoding G-type lectin S-receptor-like serine/threonine-protein kinase At1g11300 isoform X5 — MPSLILHPIPFKMRPLDDHILCQVREAKKGSEDEFRKDESCLELFSHNMLGKSQNGVKLQELHLLDFGKLATARNNFHPTNMLGKGGFGPVYKGKLQDGQEIAVKRLSRASGQGLEEFRNEAMVISRLQHRNLTTYGLRLRQSKSFKIA; from the exons GAGACCTTTAGATGACCATATACTTTGCCAAGTAAGAGAAG CAAAGAAAGGAAGTGAAGATGAGTTTAGGAAAGATGAATCATGTTTAGAGTTATTTTCTCACAATATGCTGGGGAAATCTCAAAATGGAGTCAAATTACAAGAGCTTCACCTATTAGATTTTGGGAAGCTAGCCACTGCAAGAAATAATTTTCATCCAACAAATATGCTTGGAAAGGGAGGTTTTGGACCAGTATACAAG GGGAAACTCCAAGATGGGCAGGAAATAGCAGTGAAAAGACTTTCTAGAGCTTCAGGGCAGGGGCTAGAAGAATTTAGGAACGAGGCAATGGTGATTTCAAGACTCCAACATCGAAATCTT ACCACGTACGGACTTAGATTGAGGCAAAGCAAAAGCTTCAAAATAGCTTGA
- the LOC107962948 gene encoding G-type lectin S-receptor-like serine/threonine-protein kinase At1g11300 isoform X6, with the protein MPSLILHPIPFKMRPLDDHILCQVREAKKGSEDEFRKDESCLELFSHNMLGKSQNGVKLQELHLLDFGKLATARNNFHPTNMLGKGGFGPVYKGKLQDGQEIAVKRLSRASGQGLEEFRNEAMVISRLQHRNLDRPRTDLD; encoded by the exons GAGACCTTTAGATGACCATATACTTTGCCAAGTAAGAGAAG CAAAGAAAGGAAGTGAAGATGAGTTTAGGAAAGATGAATCATGTTTAGAGTTATTTTCTCACAATATGCTGGGGAAATCTCAAAATGGAGTCAAATTACAAGAGCTTCACCTATTAGATTTTGGGAAGCTAGCCACTGCAAGAAATAATTTTCATCCAACAAATATGCTTGGAAAGGGAGGTTTTGGACCAGTATACAAG GGGAAACTCCAAGATGGGCAGGAAATAGCAGTGAAAAGACTTTCTAGAGCTTCAGGGCAGGGGCTAGAAGAATTTAGGAACGAGGCAATGGTGATTTCAAGACTCCAACATCGAAATCTT GATAGACCACGTACGGACTTAGATTGA
- the LOC107962948 gene encoding receptor-like kinase TMK4 isoform X1 → MGFIKFSGSSLLLFLVFSLLLVNSTSDNDDDDDDDSVSMAKLAAALNPLPWTWSTNSSSSYCEWHYVKCDSSKHVLEIDLQARTLSGSLPSQFPPFPFLQVLDLSKNKLTGSLPSLNKILFLKRLYLNINFTRIPPGFFQGLSSSLQLLMLGGNPFLSTWMIPLEFIKLGNLTAFSAYNTNLGGSIPDIFHSLALTNLSLHDNNLTGSLPPSFSRSQIKDLQLQNQKVGLTGTIDLLSNMTSLYSVNLGFNQFTGTIPDLSNCKRLELLDLSNNNLTGVFPPSLASHPSLVVIIVNDNKLQGPFPAYMFLHKFTTVENNNFCTNTADSCDSQVTILLEIASAWMYPFELSVAWEGNDACRIGHL, encoded by the coding sequence ATGGGTTTCATAAAATTCTCAGGTTCATCTCTCCTTCTCTTCCTAGTGTTTTCTCTCCTTTTGGTTAACTCCACGAGTGAcaatgatgatgatgacgacgatGACTCCGTTTCCATGGCCAAGCTTGCTGCGGCTCTTAATCCTTTGCCGTGGACTTGGTCCACCAATTCATCTTCTTCTTATTGTGAATGGCATTATGTCAAATGCGACAGTTCCAAGCACGTTCTAGAGATTGATCTCCAAGCCAGGACTCTCAGTGGTTCTTTGCCGTCGCAATTCCCTCCTTTCCCTTTCCTTCAAGTCCTTGATCTTTCAAAGAATAAGTTAACTGGTTCTCTTCCTTCTTTAAACAAAATCCTTTTCTTGAAGAGACTTTACCTAAATATCAACTTCACAAGAATCCCACCAGGCTTTTTTCAAGGACTGTCAAGCAGTTTGCAGCTCTTGATGCTTGGTGGTAATCCCTTTCTAAGTACCTGGATGATACCCCTTGAATTTATCAAGTTGGGCAATCTTACAGCATTCTCTGCTTATAATACAAATTTGGGAGGTTCTATTCCAGACATTTTCCATTCTCTAGCTTTAACAAATCTGAGCCTTCATGACAATAACCTGACTGGATCTTTGCCACCCTCTTTTTCGAGATCCCAGATTAAAGATTTGCAGCTCCAAAATCAGAAGGTAGGGCTGACAGGAACCATTGATCTATTATCAAACATGACTTCTTTGTACAGTGTTAACCTAGGATTCAATCAATTTACAGGCACCATCCCGGATTTATCTAATTGCAAAAGATTGGAATTATTAGACTTGAGTAACAATAATCTCACAGGAGTTTTCCCGCCATCTCTAGCTTCTCATCCTAGTTTAGTAGTCATTATCGTCAATGACAACAAGTTGCAGGGTCCTTTCCCTGCTTATATGTTCCTCCATAAGTTTACCACTGTTGAGAATAATAATTTCTGCACAAACACAGCAGACTCGTGTGATAGTCAAGTTACAATATTGCTTGAGATTGCAAGCGCTTGGATGTATCCTTTTGAGTTATCCGTAGCTTGGGAAGGAAATGATGCATGTAGAATTGGTCATTTGTGA